In the Nothobranchius furzeri strain GRZ-AD chromosome 1, NfurGRZ-RIMD1, whole genome shotgun sequence genome, tgttcctcagactgtttacattccaggagaagagtccgaaggaggagaagaagctttacttaatcaaagtactttatttgtgattaaaattattaagcgaaacagatgttgatcaacaataatcaagtgaatgatctgtgaaataaatatgtcatgatttatgtttaatgaaaacaggactactgcacagacatactgatcctcatctccatagaaacgcatgacacattgttccaaccagtcagagctttcggctgccgcaggagaatctggcttgttgacttaaagtatccaatccgctttactaaaactttcaacaattcagagatataaaacaaggcaacgccattttaagtcagttccattttgacttcagttctagtcaccgtcatcctaaagataagcacagcctggccagatgtgttttcgtctttaaactaagaactgtgaagttggagattttcgtcgtttaacaaccagacgacgtcctttcaaaataagagcacctgctgacgccgccgaacggtaccggggtcgaccctccagacgggctttgaaacgttgcgaccgctgcaccgacagctccagcgtacatccgaggttcttggacctggcatttcctgatctacctgggaggcccccactgggtacgtacacggcaaaatagcggctcatgtcatcactttataagcctcgtgatatctagtcataacaaagactaccagattcaatgacgtcatcctaaagagtctgaaccaaccacacacacacacgcaccaacacaacatccaaatccattttcatccatcacagagttagtcctggtagattgtttagaatttataattacgaaattaaagattctcaaacgatcccatctctctcttttcttgtctcaaagtcaatacagagtgtttaattaaactccctgatgataaaaacagcctattcttctgtttataaaaagtgatctacttacagtgtatcaaaatacaactctagatagttacatcacttcaattccgttacaacaGTAATTGTGTGAGTTCTGTTTAAAGCAGACTGGAAGAAGGTCATAAAAATCCTTGGAAATGTTCTGCTTACTTTTACATCTGGCTGTAAATCTTTCAGCTAACAATTTTGTAGAGTGatacaacaaaagaaaaataatatcAGAGAAAACTGACCTTATAATCTTCAGTTTACATTTTGGATTCAGCAGTCCATCAGACAGTGGCTTCACTCCTGAATCATGGATTCTCAGGTCCAGTTCTCTCAGCCTGGAGGACTGGGAGCTGAGAACTGAGGACAGAGCTTCACAGCTTTCCTTGTTGAGGATACAGTCACTCAATCTGAAGAGGAAACAATACCAGAAAGAATCATTAAGTTTCTCTTGAGGAAAAACAACAGTTATGGATTCAGAAACATCTTGCTGGATCTAGACCTACATAGCTTTGTTGGAGGCTTTGACCACTGGTAGTAGCTTCAGAAGAACTGTCTCTGAAGCAGAAAATTTCTTTAGGTCAAACAAATCCAGATCTTTTTCTGATGACAGCAGAAGGAAGATCAGAGCTGACAAGTGAGCAGCAGACAGTTTTTCTATTGAGAAATATCCTGAACGCTGTAACTTTTGGATCTCCATCACTAGAGAATCGTCATTCAGTTCATTCAGACAGTAGAAAAGGTTGATGTTTTTCTCTACAGACATATTCTTACTGATCTTCTCCTTGATGTACTGGATGGTTTCCTGATTGGTCTGTGAGCTACTTCCTCTCTGTGTCAGCATGCCTCGCAGAAGAGTCCGATTGGTCTGCAGTGAAAGACCCAGGAGGAACCGGAGGAACAAGTCCAGGTGTCCATTTGAACTCTCTAAGGCCTTATCCACAGCACTTTTATAAAAGACTGTTTCTTTGTCCTCAACAGTCCGATTGAGAGGTTTCGGTTTATTTAAAAGTGAAGGGACTTTATTAGATGTTTCTCTTTCTCCCATCAGGTTGACTCCATAGTTACTGAAGGTCAGATAGCTATGAAGAgcagccagaaactcctgaaCACTCAGATGGACAAAGCAGAACACCCTATCCTGGTACAGTCCTCCTCTCTCTTCTTTAAAGATCTGTGTGAACACTCCTGAGTACACTGAGGCTGCTCCGATATCGATGCCACACTCTGTCAGGTCTGATTCATagaagatcaggttttttttctgcAGCTGATAAAAAGCCAGTTTTCCCAGAGACTCAATCATCTTCCTGCTCTCTGGACTCCAGTGCGGGTCTGCCTCCACTCCTCCGTCATACTTAACCTTCTTGACTTTGGCCTGAACCACCAGGAAGTGAATGAACATCTCAGTCAGGGACCTGGGCAGCTCTCCTCCCTCTCTGGTCTTCATCATGTCCTCCAGAACTGTAGAAGTGATCCAGCAAAAGACTGGGATGTGACACATAATGTGGAGGCTTCGCAGTGTCTTGATGTGGGAGATTATCCTGTTGGCCTGCTCTCCCTCTCTGAATCTGTTCCTGAAGTACTGATCCTTCTGTATGTCAGTGAACCCTCTGACCTCTGTCACCATGTCAACACACTCAGGAGGGATTTGATTGGCTGCTGCAGGTCTTGTGTTTATCCAGAGTCGAGCAGAAGGAAGAAGTTTCCCCCTGATTAGGTTTGTCAGCAGAACATCCACTGAGGCGGACTCTGTAACATCAGTCAGGATCTTCTTGTTGTGGAAGTCCAGAGAAAGTCGACACTCATCCAGACCATCAAAGATGAACACAACTTGGAACTCTTCAAAGCTCTTGATTTCTTTGGTTTCAGTAAAGAAGTGATGAACAAGTTCCACCAAGCTGAACTTCTTGTCCTGTAATAGATTCAGCTCTCTGAAGGTGAACGGAAACAGGAGGTGGATGTCCTGGTTGGCTTTGTCTTCAGCCCAGTCCAGAGTGAACTTCTGGGTTAAGACTGTTTTCCCGATGCCAGCCACTCCCTTCGTCATCACTGTTCTCGTTTGTCCATCTCTTTCGGGAAGGAGTTTAAAGATGTCTTCTTGTCTGATTTTCGTTTCTGGTCTGAATGGTTTCCTGGATGTTGTTTCAATCTGTCGGACCTCATGTTCATCATTGACCTCTCCAGTCCCTCCTTCTGTGATGTAGAGCTCTGTGTAGATCTGATTCAGGAGCATCGGATTTCCTGCTTTAGCGATCCCCTCAAACACACACTGGTACTTCCTCTTCAGAGCAGATTTAAGTTTATGTTGACAAACCGTAGAAACATGCCCTGAATAAAGATAAAACAATTTTAGGTGATTTTTTATTTTGTGCTTCATTACTTCAGCATTAAATCTTTAGAGAAATAATCTTACTGTGCTGCACACGGTCAGCCAGCTCCACCTGTTTGGACCTCCTCAGGAAGGAAACTGTGATCTTCTCAAATGCTTCTCTGATGCTCCTGCTTTGCTCTGCATTCTCCCCCTCCAACACCTCATCCTCCCTCTGACTCTCCTGGCATTTTGAGTTATCTCGACTCAGATCCTTGCAGATCTTATTCAGCTGTTGCTTCACAAAAGCGATGATTTGTTCCCCAACTTGCTGGAATAGAATAATGTTTGAAAGCCACTCAAAACTGATATCATTAAGCTAGACATCAGATCCATACTGGACAAGCTAACAACTCACTGGTTTACAAAGTGCAACATGGAGATGAGTGTGAACATAATACATATTAAAGCAGTTGTAGATGTACAGACCTCAAATATGGATTCCAGCCTTGCTTTAGGTTGCTGGACAGACTGATTACTGGAAAACTTTGTGCTCTGCTGGATCATCCTGTGGAGAATTTACCATCATCGTCAATAGGGATAGGTTCTTGTTTAGAAATGGTTCCCACTGTTTCAATTAGGAATCGTTTGCCATTTTAGCAAACGATTCTCTGACCAATTCCAGTTTGTGTAAATGACGTCACCACAAATGTTGCGTAGCTTACGCATTTACTAAGCAGTAAACATGGCGCCTAAGCGGCACAAACAACCAAAGGTTTGGTTAtactttaattcaattcaattcaattcaaagatactttattgattccagagggaaattagagaaaggATGACAAAAGGGATAAACTTGAAAAGGAGAAATTTCATCAAATTTCATcaaaagtagatatttcatcaaagaGAAACACACTGTGAATATGCAAAAGCATTTGCACAGAAAATATGCAATAACTTTAAGTGAATGTCATGGTTTTGAAAGATCATTCATTGATTAATTCTTTagtggggaactaggcagttttagctagcttttagcaccccctagtgtctgtttgtagaactatagttgttttttttaacaccttaacctaAGGTAACGCCCAGTGGCCTGAATATAAAGGCAGCAATGATCAGTCGGTATGATCAACAATGTTGACTACAAAAAAATTATTTCTGTTGCCAATGCATCACATATACTGATGGAATATTTTGTAACTAATCTGGAGAGCATTCCACAAAATCGGTGcatgaaaagaaaaaacaatTCCCCTATGATTTCTATTTGGAAAGTGGAACAACCAGTAATACCAGCTCAAAAAGTGGAGACAATTAACTACACGGATCTACTTACACTTCCATCGCTAACAGGTTTTTTGAGCAATTAAATGTGAAGAAAATTTAAAGTACTTCTGTTCAGCAAATGAAGCAATGTTGCAGAAGACAAGAGCAGATTGCTGCTGCTGAGTACTTTAAATTGACTGAAAGACGAGTTTTACATAGTGATACCTGCTGTTTATGTGAAACAGAACAGCTGCTGTTGAACTCCAACTAGATAAACAAAGTGAAAAGTCCAAAAGTTCATTCAGCTCTGATGCTCTCCCTTAATGAGGGAGACTGGAACATTGGTGAGAAACATAATTCAGACTTTAAACGGATCACAAGAGATTGGTGTGGttgaagttaaagtcccactagttatcagcttaaaacataaaaacataatATACATCAACCAAAAGTGATAAATTGGT is a window encoding:
- the LOC107374837 gene encoding NLR family CARD domain-containing protein 3 isoform X2, translating into MERWKGRKEGNPLKTRSCGEHESQRGVQRKKPEPGPGTGPGPGSGPGTGPETSCVSFKSDKSMYYIIDFKGSDSNKQPMIQQSTKFSSNQSVQQPKARLESIFEQVGEQIIAFVKQQLNKICKDLSRDNSKCQESQREDEVLEGENAEQSRSIREAFEKITVSFLRRSKQVELADRVQHRHVSTVCQHKLKSALKRKYQCVFEGIAKAGNPMLLNQIYTELYITEGGTGEVNDEHEVRQIETTSRKPFRPETKIRQEDIFKLLPERDGQTRTVMTKGVAGIGKTVLTQKFTLDWAEDKANQDIHLLFPFTFRELNLLQDKKFSLVELVHHFFTETKEIKSFEEFQVVFIFDGLDECRLSLDFHNKKILTDVTESASVDVLLTNLIRGKLLPSARLWINTRPAAANQIPPECVDMVTEVRGFTDIQKDQYFRNRFREGEQANRIISHIKTLRSLHIMCHIPVFCWITSTVLEDMMKTREGGELPRSLTEMFIHFLVVQAKVKKVKYDGGVEADPHWSPESRKMIESLGKLAFYQLQKKNLIFYESDLTECGIDIGAASVYSGVFTQIFKEERGGLYQDRVFCFVHLSVQEFLAALHSYLTFSNYGVNLMGERETSNKVPSLLNKPKPLNRTVEDKETVFYKSAVDKALESSNGHLDLFLRFLLGLSLQTNRTLLRGMLTQRGSSSQTNQETIQYIKEKISKNMSVEKNINLFYCLNELNDDSLVMEIQKLQRSGYFSIEKLSAAHLSALIFLLLSSEKDLDLFDLKKFSASETVLLKLLPVVKASNKAILSDCILNKESCEALSSVLSSQSSRLRELDLRIHDSGVKPLSDGLLNPKCKLKIIRLGVTDLSDDCSVAALSSLLSTQTFNLKEQNRRNLEDLGVQRPSEGQRSQHYHLSLWLSFGKLSEKNCEVLSSAISSHPSDVKELDMSKNKMDDSGVKLLNALKSPNCPLETLRLCNCGLSVSHCGVVASFLQSTPSHLKHLDLSENQLKDSGVKILSAGLESPNCTLETLRLENCGLSPISLSYLGSALKSNPSHLTEMNLSQNKNLHDSGVKQLCGFLESPHCRLEALSLRDCGLSRISCSSLVSVLKFNPSRLTELDLSWNNLKDVDVQQLLDLVESRNYRLSTLRWLSKSI
- the LOC107374837 gene encoding NLR family CARD domain-containing protein 3 isoform X3 produces the protein MERWKGRKEGNPLKTRSCGEHESQRGVQRKKPEPGPGTGPGPGSGPGTGPETSCVSFKSDKSMYYIIDFKGSDSNKQPMIQQSTKFSSNQSVQQPKARLESIFEQVGEQIIAFVKQQLNKICKDLSRDNSKCQESQREDEVLEGENAEQSRSIREAFEKITVSFLRRSKQVELADRVQHRHVSTVCQHKLKSALKRKYQCVFEGIAKAGNPMLLNQIYTELYITEGGTGEVNDEHEVRQIETTSRKPFRPETKIRQEDIFKLLPERDGQTRTVMTKGVAGIGKTVLTQKFTLDWAEDKANQDIHLLFPFTFRELNLLQDKKFSLVELVHHFFTETKEIKSFEEFQVVFIFDGLDECRLSLDFHNKKILTDVTESASVDVLLTNLIRGKLLPSARLWINTRPAAANQIPPECVDMVTEVRGFTDIQKDQYFRNRFREGEQANRIISHIKTLRSLHIMCHIPVFCWITSTVLEDMMKTREGGELPRSLTEMFIHFLVVQAKVKKVKYDGGVEADPHWSPESRKMIESLGKLAFYQLQKKNLIFYESDLTECGIDIGAASVYSGVFTQIFKEERGGLYQDRVFCFVHLSVQEFLAALHSYLTFSNYGVNLMGERETSNKVPSLLNKPKPLNRTVEDKETVFYKSAVDKALESSNGHLDLFLRFLLGLSLQTNRTLLRGMLTQRGSSSQTNQETIQYIKEKISKNMSVEKNINLFYCLNELNDDSLVMEIQKLQRSGYFSIEKLSAAHLSALIFLLLSSEKDLDLFDLKKFSASETVLLKLLPVVKASNKAILSDCILNKESCEALSSVLSSQSSRLRELDLRIHDSGVKPLSDGLLNPKCKLKIIRLGVTDLSDDCSVAALSSLLSTQTFNLKEQNRRNLEDLGVQRPSEGQRSQHYHLSLWLSFGKLSEKNCEVLSSAISSHPSDVKELDMSKNKMDDSGVKLLNALKSPNCPLETLRTSLSPADSAG